A region from the uncultured Draconibacterium sp. genome encodes:
- the recG gene encoding ATP-dependent DNA helicase RecG — protein MPEFLDQEIKFLPGVGPKRADVLFKELKIKTFGDLIYYYPYKYIDRTKFYKVSGISTEMSYIQVKGVLRALETIGSGAKQRLVGRFSDDTGSMELVWFRGIKWQKQNLMAGKKYIVFGKPALFSGRISIVHPEMETEEEIRLKPIGLFQGYYNTTEKMKKHFLTSKTLNKFQLTLLGLAKGKIPETLPEYLTSQLKLIPLEEALSAIHKPEKPVDLKKATFRLKFEELFFIQLKILALKHNRNKKFKGFHFEKVGFNFNTFYEKHLPFSLTNAQKKVIKEIRRDVNGTSQMNRLLQGDVGSGKTLVALMTMLLAMDNEFQSCLMAPTEILAQQHYQSISKMLDGMGVNVGLLTGSTKVKQRREIHEALQSGTMQIIIGTHALIEDTVNFKRLGLVIVDEQHRFGVAQRAKLWKKNDLIPPHILVMTATPIPRTLAMTVYGDLDVSVIDELPPGRKPIQTMHFFENRRGQLNRFLKQQIDKGTQVYIVYPLISESEKMDLKNLEEGYRHISETFPDYKISMVHGKMKPNIKENAMQAFKRGETQIMVATTVIEVGVDVPNAAVMVIESAERFGLSQLHQLRGRVGRGAEQSYCILMSSYKISTESRKRLDTMVRTNDGFEIAEVDMKLRGPGDLEGTQQSGMGFDLKIANLGKDGEILQLARNTANDILDNDPLLQKEENRILLRSLLESKDTGFDWSSIS, from the coding sequence ATGCCAGAATTTCTCGATCAGGAAATAAAATTTTTGCCCGGCGTTGGGCCCAAACGGGCTGATGTTTTATTCAAAGAACTGAAAATAAAAACGTTCGGAGATTTAATTTATTACTATCCGTATAAATACATTGATCGCACTAAATTTTACAAAGTATCCGGCATTAGCACCGAAATGTCGTACATACAGGTAAAAGGAGTTTTGCGAGCGCTGGAAACCATTGGCAGCGGAGCTAAACAAAGACTTGTAGGTCGTTTTTCTGACGATACCGGCAGCATGGAGCTGGTTTGGTTTAGAGGAATTAAATGGCAAAAACAAAACCTGATGGCCGGCAAAAAGTACATTGTTTTTGGTAAGCCGGCCTTATTTAGTGGACGAATTAGTATTGTTCACCCCGAAATGGAAACCGAGGAAGAAATACGATTAAAACCGATTGGACTTTTTCAGGGCTATTACAATACTACCGAGAAAATGAAAAAACATTTTCTCACCTCAAAAACACTAAACAAATTCCAACTGACATTACTTGGCCTGGCCAAAGGTAAAATTCCGGAAACACTTCCCGAATACCTCACCTCACAGCTAAAGTTAATTCCGCTTGAAGAGGCTTTATCCGCTATTCACAAACCGGAAAAACCTGTTGATCTTAAAAAGGCAACTTTCCGGTTAAAATTTGAAGAGTTGTTTTTTATCCAGCTAAAAATTCTGGCATTAAAGCACAACCGAAATAAAAAGTTTAAAGGATTTCATTTTGAAAAAGTTGGCTTTAACTTCAATACTTTTTACGAAAAACACCTGCCGTTTAGCCTTACCAACGCACAAAAAAAAGTAATTAAAGAAATAAGGCGCGATGTTAACGGCACCTCGCAAATGAATCGCCTGCTGCAGGGCGATGTAGGCAGCGGTAAAACTCTGGTTGCGCTAATGACCATGCTGCTGGCTATGGACAACGAGTTTCAGAGTTGCTTAATGGCACCTACCGAAATTCTTGCTCAGCAACATTATCAGTCTATATCAAAAATGCTCGACGGCATGGGGGTAAACGTTGGCTTGCTTACCGGCTCTACCAAAGTTAAACAACGTCGCGAAATTCATGAAGCCTTGCAATCAGGTACCATGCAGATAATTATTGGCACTCATGCCTTAATTGAAGACACTGTAAATTTTAAGCGGCTGGGTTTGGTTATTGTTGATGAGCAGCACCGTTTTGGAGTAGCACAACGCGCCAAATTGTGGAAAAAGAACGACTTAATTCCGCCACACATTTTGGTAATGACCGCGACTCCTATTCCCCGCACACTGGCCATGACAGTTTATGGCGACCTGGATGTTTCGGTTATTGATGAATTACCACCGGGAAGGAAACCCATACAAACCATGCATTTTTTTGAGAACAGAAGGGGGCAGCTAAATCGTTTTTTAAAACAACAAATAGATAAGGGCACGCAGGTTTACATTGTTTACCCGCTTATCTCGGAGTCGGAAAAAATGGACTTAAAAAACCTGGAAGAAGGTTACCGTCATATTTCCGAAACTTTTCCGGATTATAAAATTAGCATGGTGCACGGAAAAATGAAACCCAACATTAAAGAGAATGCCATGCAGGCTTTTAAGCGCGGAGAAACACAAATAATGGTAGCTACCACAGTAATTGAGGTGGGTGTTGACGTGCCCAATGCAGCGGTTATGGTAATTGAAAGTGCCGAGCGCTTCGGACTTTCGCAGTTACACCAGTTGCGCGGGCGTGTTGGACGCGGAGCCGAACAATCGTATTGTATTCTTATGTCGTCGTATAAAATAAGCACCGAAAGCCGTAAGCGACTGGATACCATGGTGCGCACCAACGATGGATTTGAAATTGCTGAAGTTGACATGAAACTTCGGGGCCCCGGTGATTTAGAGGGGACACAACAAAGTGGGATGGGTTTCGATCTTAAAATTGCCAACCTGGGCAAAGACGGCGAAATATTACAACTGGCACGAAATACAGCCAATGACATACTTGATAATGATCCCTTATTGCAGAAAGAAGAAAACCGCATTTTGCTCAGAAGTCTGTTGGAATCGAAAGATACCGGCTTCGACTGGAGTTCGATAAGTTAA
- a CDS encoding aldo/keto reductase yields MEKIQLPASDVKITPITFGAWAIGGWFWGGSEEKESVKAIEAAVANGMTSIDTAPVYGFGQSEEFVAKAIKGKREKVELLTKFGLVWDRKSKHLHYEKTFDNQGNPISLYRLATKENVIRECEDCLRRLGTDYIDLFQQHWPDNFTPVDETMEALEILKTQGKIRAAGVSNYSMQEMKKAENYFTLSANQVPYSMVNRTIEKELVPYCLENNKAIIAYSPLQRGVLTGKITTNYQFSDGDHRPGTPFFKEPNLTRINTFLDKIRPYAESQNVTLAQLVLKWTLLQPGISCVLAGARNEKQVLENMKANEVVLSESDLNQITLQLNQLKLEP; encoded by the coding sequence ATGGAAAAAATACAATTACCCGCATCTGATGTAAAAATAACGCCTATAACCTTTGGAGCCTGGGCAATAGGTGGCTGGTTTTGGGGTGGATCGGAAGAAAAAGAATCGGTAAAAGCAATTGAAGCAGCTGTTGCGAACGGAATGACAAGCATTGACACTGCTCCGGTTTATGGCTTTGGCCAAAGCGAAGAGTTTGTGGCGAAAGCAATAAAAGGAAAACGAGAAAAAGTAGAGTTACTTACAAAGTTCGGTTTGGTGTGGGATCGTAAGTCAAAACATCTGCATTACGAAAAAACTTTCGATAATCAGGGTAATCCGATTAGTTTGTACCGCCTGGCTACCAAAGAAAATGTGATTCGCGAGTGCGAAGACTGTTTACGACGACTGGGTACCGATTATATTGATTTGTTTCAGCAACACTGGCCCGATAATTTTACACCGGTTGATGAAACTATGGAAGCACTGGAAATATTAAAAACACAAGGTAAAATTCGTGCTGCCGGTGTTAGCAATTATTCTATGCAGGAAATGAAAAAAGCTGAAAACTATTTTACCCTTTCGGCAAACCAGGTTCCGTACAGCATGGTAAACCGTACTATAGAAAAGGAGCTTGTTCCCTATTGTTTGGAGAACAACAAAGCAATAATTGCCTACAGCCCCTTGCAGCGGGGAGTTCTTACGGGAAAAATTACCACCAATTATCAGTTCAGTGATGGCGATCACCGGCCAGGCACCCCATTTTTTAAAGAGCCAAATCTGACGCGAATTAATACATTTCTGGATAAAATCAGACCGTATGCCGAATCCCAAAACGTTACGCTGGCCCAACTGGTTTTAAAATGGACATTGCTGCAACCCGGCATCAGCTGTGTTTTGGCCGGAGCAAGAAACGAAAAACAGGTGCTGGAAAATATGAAAGCAAATGAGGTAGTACTTTCGGAAAGCGACCTGAATCAAATTACCTTACAACTAAATCAATTAAAGCTTGAACCCTGA